The Echinicola rosea genome has a segment encoding these proteins:
- a CDS encoding efflux RND transporter periplasmic adaptor subunit: MKKVITPLIIVGIAAVIGFTLFKNKQEMEVKAEQAMKTSESIPVRTERIKKTPHKISFTSNGTFAPSQELTLKAEASGKVLKIHKKKGDYVRKGDVIAKLDDELIQSELSISEVKLSQNRKDLSRYENLAGTEAITEKQLEEIRNATKMAESQVKMNKKRLANTVITAPISGYINEDYIEIGTLMSPGMNVVDIVNVKPLKLVVDVSELEIARISVGDTVGVKVGVLPEKDFTGKVSFTSHKGDASLRYEVEIALDEETEQIKPGMFAYASFSYPAEEAILIDRKALVNGVKSPEVFVVENGKAVLKKVKLAQVGDNKLVLLDGLKEGEQLVTSGLINLKDGTAVSEL; this comes from the coding sequence ATGAAAAAAGTTATCACACCTTTAATAATTGTAGGCATTGCCGCCGTAATCGGCTTTACGCTATTTAAGAACAAGCAGGAAATGGAGGTCAAGGCCGAGCAGGCCATGAAGACCAGTGAATCTATTCCAGTGAGGACGGAGCGGATCAAAAAGACCCCTCACAAGATTTCCTTTACTTCCAATGGTACTTTCGCGCCGAGCCAAGAGCTGACGCTGAAGGCAGAGGCCAGTGGAAAAGTGCTTAAAATCCATAAAAAGAAAGGGGATTATGTCCGCAAGGGTGATGTGATCGCCAAACTGGATGATGAGCTGATCCAGTCGGAGCTATCCATTTCTGAGGTGAAGCTCAGCCAAAACCGGAAAGACCTAAGCCGCTATGAAAACCTGGCGGGTACAGAGGCGATTACCGAGAAGCAATTGGAGGAAATCCGCAACGCTACCAAAATGGCTGAATCCCAGGTAAAGATGAACAAAAAACGATTGGCCAATACGGTGATCACTGCACCGATTTCGGGTTATATAAACGAAGATTATATTGAGATAGGTACCCTGATGAGCCCAGGGATGAATGTGGTGGATATCGTAAATGTAAAACCACTAAAGCTCGTCGTGGATGTTTCGGAGCTGGAGATTGCCCGGATCAGTGTGGGAGATACAGTAGGTGTAAAAGTAGGGGTATTGCCAGAGAAGGATTTTACCGGAAAGGTAAGTTTTACCAGCCACAAGGGTGATGCATCATTACGCTACGAGGTGGAGATTGCGCTTGACGAAGAGACCGAACAGATCAAGCCTGGGATGTTTGCTTATGCGTCATTTTCCTATCCAGCAGAGGAAGCCATATTGATAGATCGTAAGGCTTTGGTGAACGGTGTAAAAAGCCCAGAGGTATTCGTGGTAGAAAATGGAAAAGCAGTATTGAAAAAAGTGAAGTTGGCACAAGTGGGCGATAATAAGTTGGTATTGCTGGACGGGCTGAAAGAAGGGGAGCAGCTGGTGACTTCCGGTCTGATCAACTTGAAAGATGGTACCGCGGTATCAGAACTTTAA